The Amblyomma americanum isolate KBUSLIRL-KWMA chromosome 6, ASM5285725v1, whole genome shotgun sequence genome has a window encoding:
- the LOC144095326 gene encoding protein unc-13 homolog 4B-like, with the protein MVPSGSSSPLEIYEDSPYSAQELEKLFDPISPRDFLKLCVQCLHLAERAVGKPTKPYGAINQELRSYVSATFAEVVEASSAEKLARLAARLPEARVELCVTVVQAEGLVARDVSGKSDPYCVLRVGGGGAEVYLTSVKSSTVCPTWDESFRIRVPDPDADAFELAVWDRDPRTVCGVCRELRDVRSCGSCVHFLREFFETLCSFDGADDFMGTASMFINEIPCTGCEHWLKLRDAGGRGAYGRVYVRFAFECRPRKLFDRRTVLRYHYYLCLVFLLQRVSTVVRGVPLSWTQWEQCLAEEGLTLLYRHAQYHNLSFAEQLLCQITALTNVVKSRKGRVNFCVLYRLLAQMRSSIKDSQDQFLVNSLEVVVKALAEPCLERLARLHENFSFAKKYERVDLLGLLFCCVTIEALVEYEVTDLASVEIRKDASAWYQCKLMPDSGRDDDSLINMVQQILCVIGSYHEEADRIFKSAWSETYTEIVHKELDAFICEAFQTRVSSFCSTLLSQSVPSSNKVEESLQLFYLLQGFHKRTSNALEAKRGRLEMDSFQGWFGFDLVLMWFDLARRPVSQWISDLVSRDDMSQLARDIKYGTAVRDTVDILHARYVHLWQRLELRNFQCARAFTAAVAEDCSHFVRCLSGRVESAGYFDVVGEFEVSAQLCVAISSFARIAAFLQETITQVDGVCLSDGDIALRAGEARFPLEKALDESLIAMSRVCSEAVDKLKPEQRKRVSRVSDASSRHLQDRALHELVLYVDACIGTLRDHLDDIAFRKMLRLLWRSVVGSIREEASLVQENYLYRFTTAPLSFQGLHRALFQLRDVFHADGAGLSPAELDIKPYVALDGQLHETVRALEEHGVSLSKDAGVVIV; encoded by the coding sequence ATGGTCCCCAGCGGCTCTTCCAGTCCGCTCGAAATCTACGAGGACAGCCCTTATTCCGCGCAGGAACTCGAGAAACTCTTCGATCCCATCTCACCGCGGGACTTCTTGAAGCTGTGCGTTCAGTGCCTGCATCTGGCCGAGCGGGCCGTGGGCAAACCGACTAAGCCCTACGGGGCCATCAACCAGGAGCTACGCAGCTACGTGAGCGCCACGTTCGCCGAGGTCGTGGAGGCATCGAGCGCGGAGAAGCTGGCGCGCCTCGCCGCGCGCCTTCCGGAAGCCCGAGTGGAGCTGTGTGTCACGGTCGTCCAGGCGGAAGGTCTCGTGGCCAGAGACGTGAGCGGAAAGTCCGATCCCTACTGCGTCCTCCGCGTCGGCGGCGGTGGCGCGGAGGTGTACCTGACCAGCGTCAAGAGCAGCACCGTGTGCCCCACGTGGGACGAGAGCTTTCGCATCCGCGTCCCGGATCCGGATGCGGACGCCTTTGAGCTGGCCGTGTGGGACAGGGACCCGCGAACCGTGTGCGGCGTGTGCCGCGAGCTGCGGGACGTGCGTTCCTGCGGTTCGTGCGTTCACTTCCTGAGAGAGTTCTTCGAGACCTTGTGCTCCTTTGACGgcgccgacgacttcatgggcaCGGCTTCGATGTTTATCAACGAGATACCGTGCACGGGGTGCGAACACTGGCTGAAGCTCAGGGACGCCGGCGGTAGGGGCGCGTACGGTCGTGTTTACGTGAGGTTTGCATTCGAGTGCAGGCCCAGAAAGCTGTTTGACCGTCGCACTGTGCTCCGCTACCACTACTACCTGTGCCTCGTGTTTTTGCTGCAACGTGTGTCGACGGTCGTTCGAGGTGTACCACTCTCCTGGACCCAGTGGGAACAGTGTCTCGCCGAAGAGGGCCTCACGTTACTGTATCGTCATGCGCAGTACCACAACCTCTCGTTCGCGGAGCAACTGTTGTGTCAGATCACGGCCTTGACGAATGTGGTCAAGTCGCGGAAGGGGAGAGTCAACTTTTGTGTATTGTATCGACTCTTGGCGCAGATGAGGTCATCAATCAAGGATTCGCAGGACCAGTTTCTCGTTAATTCCCTAGAGGTGGTAGTGAAAGCTCTAGCCGAACCGTGCTTGGAGCGCCTGGCAAGACTTCACGAGAACTTTTCATTCGCGAAGAAGTACGAGCGGGTTGATCTGCTGGGACTCTTGTTTTGCTGCGTCACGATTGAAGCGCTCGTAGAATATGAAGTCACGGACCTGGCGAGTGTGGAGATAAGGAAAGACGCTTCTGCTTGGTATCAGTGTAAACTGATGCCAGATAGTGGGCGCGATGATGATTCACTCATAAATATGGTGCAGCAGATACTTTGCGTCATAGGCAGTTATCACGAAGAGGCCGATCGTATTTTCAAATCTGCTTGGAGCGAAACGTACACCGAGATTGTGCACAAAGAACTGGACGCGTTCATTTGCGAGGCATTTCAGACAAGAGTATCGAGCTTCTGCTCCACGCTTCTCAGCCAGTCGGTTCCCAGCTCGAACAAAGTGGAGGAGAGTTTGCAACTCTTTTATCTTCTGCAAGGGTTCCACAAGCGAACCTCCAATGCGCTTGAGGCAAAAAGAGGGCGTTTGGAGATGGACAGCTTCCAAGGCTGGTTCGGTTTTGACCTGGTCTTGATGTGGTTCGATCTGGCCAGAAGACCTGTGTCTCAATGGATATCCGATCTGGTAAGCAGGGATGACATGTCTCAGCTGGCCCGCGACATCAAGTATGGGACAGCCGTCCGAGACACGGTCGACATTCTGCACGCCCGCTATGTTCATCTGTGGCAAAGACTCGAGCTCCGCAACTTTCAGTGTGCCCGGGCCTTCACTGCGGCTGTGGCGGAGGACTGCTCCCATTTCGTGCGCTGTCTTTCGGGCCGCGTCGAGTCGGCCGGTTACTTCGACGTCGTCGGCGAGTTTGAAGTGTCTGCCCAGCTCTGCGTTGCCATAAGCAGCTTCGCGCGCATCGCGGCCTTCCTGCAGGAAACCATAACGCAAGTCGACGGCGTCTGCTTGTCTGATGGCGACATCGCGCTCAGGGCTGGCGAGGCTCGCTTCCCGCTGGAAAAGGCACTGGACGAGTCCCTGATCGCCATGTCTCGCGTCTGCTCTGAAGCCGTGGACAAGCTCAAGCCGGAACAAAGGAAGAGAGTGTCTCGCGTCTCCGACGCGAGTTCGCGACACTTGCAAGACCGCGCGCTTCACGAACTGGTGCTGTACGTAGACGCCTGCATCGGGACGCTTCGCGACCACTTGGACGACATAGCATTCCGCAAGATGCTTCGCCTTCTGTGGAGGTCCGTTGTCGGATCCATCAGGGAAGAAGCTTCTCTGGTCCAAGAGAACTACTTGTATCggttcactacggcgcctctcagcTTTCAGGGCTTGCACAGGGCGCTGTTCCAGCTCAGAGACGTGTTTCATGCCGATGGTGCGGGCCTCTCTCCCGCAGAGTTGGACATCAAACCTTACGTTGCTCTTGACGGACAGTTGCACGAAACCGTTCGAGCTTTAGAAGAGCACGGCGTCAGTCTGTCAAAAGACGCGGGG